Below is a window of Deltaproteobacteria bacterium DNA.
AGAATGATGCTGTTGGAAGGATTGTCGGATGACACCATCGCGGTGTTGCTTGGGTTGGACCGCTCTAAGGATTTCGAAGGGGCTGAGCGCGAACACCCAGACTGCATTGCAGTCGTGTGGCCGACAGACGGAGAAACGGCTACCTCCTCGAATTCGCGAGGCCCGCTGCCGCTTTTCCTTGAGCAAGCAGAGGTGAACAACCTGATTCCGCGATCGTGGCATGGCCAAGCCAACCGGCTTAGCGGCGATGAACCCGTGCGTTGGGAAATCATTGATTTGGTCGCAGACAAATCGTGGAAGACGAGCACCGATCGGAAGTACGTTGAGCTGAAGGAGTGCGGGTCTGCTGTACAGACATCAATGAATCAAAGCTTAAGCCCAGGACGACTCTCGGCGTGGCAGGTGATCCGTCAGAGACGAAGTGCCCTCGCTTTTGATGGGAAGACCTCGATCACTGCGGCAAGTTTCTTCACCATGCTGGAGCGTGTGATGCCGCGCAGGGAGCAAAACGTCAGTCTGCGTCCCATGCCCTGGGATGCGATTTCGTGGGATCCTACGGTCCATCTCGCGCTGTTTGTGCATCGGGTTGATGAGCTGCCATCGGGATTGTATATCTTGGTCCGAGACCTTGCCAAATTGGACACGCTACGCCAAGCATTGCAGGACCATTTTGCCTGGCTATCACCGCCCGGTTGTCCTGACAACCTTCCCCTCTTTCTGCTTCAGGAGGGCGATCTACGCCAGTTGGCCGCGCAGGTAAGTTGTCATCAGGACATTGCGGGCGAGGGTGCCTTTTCCCTGGGCATGATCGCTGAATTTGAGCCTGTCTTACGCAAGCAGGGCCCCTGGTTCTACCGACGCCTGTTCTGGGAAACGGGTTTGATCGGCCAAGTGCTCTATCTCGAAGCGGAGGCGGCTGGCATTCGCGCAACCGGAATCGGGTGCTTCTTCGACGACCCGGTGCACCAGGTCCTCGGTCTGAAGAACACCGCCTTTCAATCGCTGTATCATTTTACAACGGGTGGCCCCGTGGAGGATCCACGCCTTACCACACTGCCGCCGTATGGGCCTGCAGAATCTACGCAATCGTCATAGCGGGTTGTGGAATGAGGGAATCGCGATGTTAGAATAAACATAGAGGCGCTTCATATTGCTCCACCTGGAAATGTCCAAAAGCACCCTAGAAAAATCATCGTAGAAAAATCTTGGAATTCGTGCCAGTTGTTGATTAACTACACATTCGAATCGCATCAAAAGAAATGCCCCTTTGGGGCAAGCTCACCACGAGCTATAATAGATATATGCCAGGCAAACATCCCATCTTTTTAATCCACCAAGCCGATTCGGTGGCCAACGAAACCCTGGGGGATTCCTTCCTTTCACGGCATATCGGCCCCAACCCGGATGAAATCCAGAAAATGCTTGGGGAGCTGGGATACACCACGATGGAGTCGTTTATCGGCGATGCGGTGCCGTTCAACATCCGGATCCAGCGCGAGCTCAACATCGGCAAGGGAATTTCCGAACGCGAAGTGTTGCTCGAACTCAAAGAGCTCTCGCGCAAAAACAAAACGTTTCGGCAATTTATCGGCATGGGCTATGCCGATTGCATGACGCCGTCGGTGATTTTGCGCAACATCATGGAAAATCCCGGCTGGTATACGCAATATACGCCGTATCAATCCGAAATTTCACAAGGACGGCTCGAGGCGCTCCTGAATTTTCAAACGATGATCGCCGATCTCACCGGTTTGCCGGTTGCCAACGCCTCGCTGTTGGACGAGGCGACCGCCTCTGCCGAGGCTCTGCACATGGCTTATGCCATAAAAGGGGAGAGGGACGAAAAAAGGCGCCTCTTTTTTATCTCCGAATCATGCCACCCGCAGACCATCGCCGTTGTGGAGACGCGGGCCAGGCCGCTTGGAATTCAGGTGGTTGTGGGGGATCACCGCACGGTGCAGTTTGACGAACCGATCCTCGGTGCGCTGGTTCAATATCCCGATACGAATGGCATCATCGAAAATTATGCCGATTTTGCCGAGAAGGTAAAAAAGGGAGACGGACTTTTGGTGGTGGTGGCCGATCTTTT
It encodes the following:
- a CDS encoding glycine dehydrogenase (aminomethyl-transferring), with translation MPGKHPIFLIHQADSVANETLGDSFLSRHIGPNPDEIQKMLGELGYTTMESFIGDAVPFNIRIQRELNIGKGISEREVLLELKELSRKNKTFRQFIGMGYADCMTPSVILRNIMENPGWYTQYTPYQSEISQGRLEALLNFQTMIADLTGLPVANASLLDEATASAEALHMAYAIKGERDEKRRLFFISESCHPQTIAVVETRARPLGIQVVVGDHRTVQFDEPILGALVQYPDTNGIIENYADFAEKVKKGDGLLVVVADLLSLLLLRPPGEWGADIAVGGAQRFGVPLGYGGPHAAFLSTRDEYKRKIPGRIVGLSKDAEGRPAIRLALQTREQHIRREKATSNICTAQVLLAVMASMYAVYHGPKGLKKIASRVHTMACRLKRGFSQLGIDVLDRPFFDTLKIPLDPGIAQQVMNLAVNR
- a CDS encoding SagB/ThcOx family dehydrogenase produces the protein MSEQLKRQQAEQGKALDDLSQVLRYHQETKHHFFRYAHSVGFLDWANQPDPFRRYPGAPLIPLPILKADEEPLSPPYEHLYGPRPVARTPIALRALSRFFEYALALSAWKQVGEVRWALRSNPSSGNLHPTEGYLLIGGVPGLAPTPGLYHYAPKEHGLERRADWTQETFESLMKDFPPHAFLFGLSSVHWREAWKYGERAFRYCQHDAGHAIGTARIAAQTLGWRMMLLEGLSDDTIAVLLGLDRSKDFEGAEREHPDCIAVVWPTDGETATSSNSRGPLPLFLEQAEVNNLIPRSWHGQANRLSGDEPVRWEIIDLVADKSWKTSTDRKYVELKECGSAVQTSMNQSLSPGRLSAWQVIRQRRSALAFDGKTSITAASFFTMLERVMPRREQNVSLRPMPWDAISWDPTVHLALFVHRVDELPSGLYILVRDLAKLDTLRQALQDHFAWLSPPGCPDNLPLFLLQEGDLRQLAAQVSCHQDIAGEGAFSLGMIAEFEPVLRKQGPWFYRRLFWETGLIGQVLYLEAEAAGIRATGIGCFFDDPVHQVLGLKNTAFQSLYHFTTGGPVEDPRLTTLPPYGPAESTQSS